One part of the Thermodesulfovibrio sp. 3462-1 genome encodes these proteins:
- a CDS encoding ribonuclease H-like domain-containing protein, which yields MIKNTFILLDGIGEKRERKLWRQGVLTWEDFFNCKEVLDLDYEKKQSYDEFLHWAYEALICKDCCFFAEHLKKREHWRLFEEWMNDVVCLDIETNGLTPEKGGYVTVVGLYSPKGYQALVKGENLTEDNLQQSLDGYRYLITFYGSIFDIPFLKKEFPNLKIEHMPHFDLFFAGKRLGIHGGLKKLETLFLIERQEELKGLNGYDAVKLWKAYLNGSTDSLERLISYNRADTENLFQLGKIFYDMLRSQVGIEEFIDNGTKRDSQKVS from the coding sequence ATGATTAAAAATACTTTTATACTTCTTGATGGAATTGGAGAAAAAAGAGAACGAAAGCTATGGAGACAAGGAGTTCTTACTTGGGAAGATTTTTTCAATTGTAAAGAGGTTCTTGATTTAGATTATGAAAAAAAACAAAGCTATGATGAGTTTCTTCACTGGGCTTATGAGGCTTTAATTTGCAAGGATTGTTGTTTTTTTGCTGAACATTTGAAAAAAAGAGAACACTGGAGGCTTTTTGAAGAATGGATGAACGATGTAGTATGCCTTGATATAGAAACAAACGGACTAACACCAGAGAAAGGTGGATATGTAACTGTGGTTGGACTTTATTCTCCAAAAGGGTATCAAGCTTTAGTTAAAGGAGAAAATCTCACAGAAGACAATCTTCAGCAATCCCTTGATGGATACAGATATTTGATAACATTTTATGGAAGCATTTTTGATATTCCATTTCTTAAAAAAGAGTTTCCTAATTTGAAAATTGAACACATGCCTCATTTTGATTTATTTTTTGCAGGAAAAAGATTGGGAATTCATGGTGGGCTTAAAAAGCTTGAAACATTATTTCTGATTGAAAGACAGGAAGAGCTCAAAGGGCTTAACGGATATGATGCTGTAAAGCTCTGGAAAGCATATTTAAATGGAAGTACTGACAGTCTTGAGCGCCTTATTTCTTATAACAGAGCAGATACAGAAAATTTATTCCAGCTCGGAAAGATTTTTTATGATATGTTGCGCTCACAGGTAGGCATTGAAGAGTTTATAGATAATGGAACAAAAAGAGATTCTCAAAAAGTTTCTTAA
- a CDS encoding DUF202 domain-containing protein, which yields MEENNTHPKVRNRRVHLANERTFLSWIRTSIGIMAFGFVVEKFALFVRQISFFVSSTLHQKEPSHVLEKELLQPSHVGYSSFFGIFLVALGALMGFLAFIRYKKIEKQIDEDSYKPSLLLDILLVVAILVIAGFLIIYLIHSI from the coding sequence ATGGAAGAAAATAACACACATCCAAAAGTTCGGAACAGAAGAGTTCATCTTGCAAATGAAAGAACCTTTCTTTCATGGATTAGAACAAGCATTGGAATAATGGCATTCGGATTTGTTGTTGAAAAATTTGCACTTTTTGTAAGGCAGATCTCCTTTTTTGTTTCTTCAACTTTACATCAGAAAGAGCCATCGCATGTTTTGGAGAAAGAACTATTACAGCCATCGCATGTTGGATATTCTTCATTCTTTGGTATATTTCTTGTCGCTCTTGGAGCATTAATGGGTTTTCTTGCTTTTATACGATATAAAAAGATTGAAAAACAGATTGATGAGGACAGTTATAAACCCTCTTTGTTACTTGATATACTTCTGGTAGTCGCTATTCTTGTAATAGCTGGCTTTTTGATAATTTATCTTATACATAGTATTTAA
- a CDS encoding ATP-binding protein encodes MVAEFLILLIFLLILIILILTGRIKTLSQKIHELQSEKNVYELTQIKSPQSFETILKSITEGLLIIDPRGYIMLANQSLKDILRIDEPPEGKQVIEVIRNIDLINLISSAMVEKQDLTAEIIVKKAGKDIYLLAKAMPVVDSGSVSFLIILLHDISRLKQLENIRRDFVANVSHELKTPVTAIKGYAEALLDGAIDERENAKKFIEIIKNQADRLNALVEDLLTLSRIESGDIKIEKEKILLESLVESVFEIFKDRAEKKGLLLKKEIPYETFIYADKDRFTQIMINLIDNAIKFTEKGLVKVRFFQENDKGILSVEDTGIGIPKEHLYRIGERFYRVDQARSRQLGGTGLGLAIVKHLVLAHGWQFKIDSEVNKGTEVKIIIHDNF; translated from the coding sequence ATGGTAGCGGAATTTTTAATATTGCTGATTTTTCTTTTAATTCTTATAATTTTGATACTGACAGGCAGGATAAAAACACTTTCTCAAAAAATTCATGAGCTGCAGTCTGAAAAAAATGTTTATGAATTAACTCAAATTAAATCACCTCAAAGCTTTGAAACAATTTTAAAATCAATAACAGAAGGACTTCTTATTATTGATCCCAGAGGTTACATAATGCTTGCCAATCAAAGTCTTAAAGATATTTTAAGAATAGATGAACCTCCAGAAGGAAAACAGGTTATTGAAGTTATTAGAAACATAGATTTAATAAATCTTATAAGCTCAGCAATGGTTGAAAAACAAGATTTGACAGCAGAAATCATAGTTAAGAAAGCTGGAAAAGACATATATCTTCTTGCCAAAGCAATGCCTGTGGTTGATTCAGGAAGTGTCTCTTTTCTAATAATTCTTCTTCATGACATAAGTAGACTTAAACAACTTGAAAATATAAGAAGAGATTTTGTCGCAAATGTTTCTCATGAACTTAAAACACCTGTTACTGCCATAAAAGGCTATGCGGAAGCTCTTCTTGATGGAGCTATTGATGAAAGAGAGAATGCCAAAAAATTTATTGAAATCATAAAAAATCAGGCAGACAGACTTAATGCACTGGTAGAAGACCTTTTGACTCTCTCAAGGATTGAATCAGGAGATATAAAAATTGAAAAGGAAAAGATACTGCTTGAGAGTCTGGTAGAGTCGGTTTTTGAGATTTTTAAGGACAGGGCAGAAAAAAAAGGGCTTCTTTTAAAAAAAGAAATTCCCTATGAAACATTTATTTATGCAGATAAAGATAGATTTACCCAAATAATGATAAATCTCATAGACAATGCCATAAAATTTACTGAAAAAGGCTTAGTAAAAGTGAGATTTTTCCAGGAAAATGATAAAGGAATTCTTTCAGTGGAAGATACAGGGATAGGAATTCCAAAGGAGCATCTCTATAGAATTGGAGAGAGATTTTACAGGGTTGATCAAGCCCGTTCAAGACAGCTTGGAGGAACAGGGCTCGGATTAGCTATAGTTAAACACCTTGTTTTAGCTCATGGATGGCAGTTCAAAATTGACAGTGAAGTGAATAAAGGAACAGAGGTAAAAATTATTATTCATGATAATTTTTGA
- a CDS encoding response regulator transcription factor, producing the protein MNEKILVVEDEREIADLIAYTLKKENFEVTIALDGETALKKLRENFFDLVVLDLMLPKIQGLEICKVIRNNPDMQKTGIIIVTAKGEEFDKITGLEAGADDYITKPFSSKELLARIKAVLRRTMPAHSKQKIIKIKEMVIDKEKYLVTVKGQPKRLSATEFKLLLYLAERPNKIFNRDHLLDAVWGHEIYVDSRTVDVHIRRLRLKIEEDPDNPEYIKTLRGIGYYIEA; encoded by the coding sequence ATGAATGAAAAAATTTTAGTTGTTGAGGACGAAAGAGAGATTGCTGATTTAATAGCCTATACACTTAAAAAGGAAAATTTTGAAGTAACAATAGCTCTTGATGGTGAGACAGCTTTAAAGAAACTAAGAGAAAATTTCTTTGATCTCGTGGTTCTTGACCTCATGCTGCCTAAGATTCAGGGACTTGAGATATGCAAAGTTATAAGAAATAATCCAGATATGCAGAAAACGGGAATAATAATTGTAACTGCAAAGGGTGAAGAGTTTGATAAAATCACAGGACTGGAAGCTGGAGCAGACGATTACATTACAAAGCCTTTCAGCTCAAAAGAGCTTCTGGCAAGAATAAAAGCAGTTTTAAGAAGAACAATGCCAGCACATTCTAAGCAGAAGATTATAAAAATAAAAGAAATGGTAATAGATAAGGAAAAATACCTGGTAACAGTAAAAGGACAGCCAAAAAGGCTCTCAGCAACTGAGTTTAAACTTCTTTTATACCTTGCAGAAAGACCAAATAAAATTTTTAATAGAGACCATCTTCTTGATGCTGTATGGGGGCATGAAATTTATGTGGATTCAAGAACAGTGGATGTTCACATAAGAAGACTTCGTTTAAAAATTGAAGAGGATCCTGATAATCCAGAATATATTAAAACACTTCGTGGAATTGGCTATTACATTGAGGCTTAA
- the aroB gene encoding 3-dehydroquinate synthase: MEKLRVELGERSYEILIDRGNLSLIGERLLRFSVGKKVSIISNPKIFELYGERVIASLKKEGFDTYSVLVPDGELYKDYFWAYHILTQLLEAGFDRRSSLIALGGGVIGDLTGFVASIYMRGIPYIQIPTTLLAQVDSSVGGKTAVNHPLGKNMIGSFWQPSLVWIDVDTLDTLPEREFISGLAEVIKYGIIWDREFFEFLEINREKILRKEKEVLIQIIKRACEIKTEVVSKDERESSLRAILNYGHTIGHAIETLTGYGRYLHGEAISIGMVYEAKLSRMLGFLETESLERIKNILKNFGLPINLPLNMDSSAMIKTILLDKKNIEGKIRMVIPEAIGKMKINFEISEEDLKKVLNE; this comes from the coding sequence ATGGAAAAACTTAGAGTTGAATTGGGTGAACGAAGTTATGAAATTCTCATTGACAGAGGAAATCTTTCCCTCATTGGAGAGAGGCTGCTAAGATTTTCTGTAGGAAAGAAAGTATCTATCATAAGCAATCCAAAGATTTTTGAGCTTTATGGCGAAAGAGTAATAGCATCATTAAAAAAAGAAGGATTCGACACTTATTCAGTTTTAGTCCCAGATGGAGAGCTTTACAAAGACTACTTCTGGGCATACCATATTCTTACTCAACTTCTTGAAGCAGGATTTGACAGACGCTCCTCACTTATTGCCTTAGGAGGAGGAGTGATAGGAGACCTCACAGGCTTTGTTGCTTCCATATATATGAGAGGCATACCTTACATTCAGATACCAACAACCTTGCTTGCTCAGGTTGACAGTTCAGTAGGAGGAAAAACTGCTGTTAACCATCCTCTTGGCAAAAACATGATTGGGAGTTTCTGGCAACCTTCTTTAGTATGGATTGATGTTGATACCCTTGATACTTTACCTGAAAGAGAGTTTATTTCAGGTTTGGCTGAGGTTATAAAATATGGAATTATATGGGATAGAGAATTTTTTGAATTTCTTGAGATAAATAGGGAAAAAATTCTGAGAAAAGAAAAAGAAGTACTGATCCAGATAATAAAAAGAGCCTGTGAGATCAAGACAGAGGTTGTTTCAAAGGATGAAAGAGAAAGCTCTCTTCGAGCCATACTCAATTATGGTCATACAATCGGGCATGCCATTGAAACTCTGACAGGTTATGGCAGATATCTTCATGGAGAGGCAATATCAATTGGAATGGTCTATGAGGCAAAGCTCAGTAGAATGCTTGGTTTTCTTGAAACAGAAAGTCTGGAAAGAATAAAAAATATTTTGAAAAACTTTGGATTACCCATAAATCTACCTCTTAATATGGATTCATCAGCCATGATAAAAACCATTTTGCTTGATAAAAAGAACATTGAAGGAAAAATCAGAATGGTCATTCCAGAAGCAATAGGTAAGATGAAAATAAACTTTGAAATATCAGAGGAAGATTTAAAAAAGGTTTTAAATGAATGA
- a CDS encoding shikimate kinase has protein sequence MKNIVLIGFMGTGKSSVGKILSKKLGFKFIDVDKVIEKTTGMKISEIFSRFGEPRFRDIESEVINLITQKNRQVIATGGGVVLREENMKKLKENGVIFCLKASENVIFERVKHCKDRPLLQVENPEKRIKELLEKRKHLYEKADFCIDTEGLTPEQVTEKIIERLIDGKT, from the coding sequence ATGAAAAATATTGTTCTCATAGGATTCATGGGCACAGGGAAGAGCTCAGTTGGGAAAATTCTATCAAAAAAACTTGGTTTTAAATTCATTGATGTTGATAAAGTTATTGAAAAAACAACAGGCATGAAAATTTCTGAGATTTTTTCAAGATTTGGAGAGCCCCGTTTCAGAGATATTGAATCAGAAGTTATAAATCTCATAACTCAAAAAAACAGACAGGTTATTGCCACAGGCGGAGGAGTTGTTTTAAGAGAAGAAAATATGAAAAAACTTAAGGAAAATGGTGTAATTTTTTGCCTTAAAGCTTCAGAAAATGTTATTTTTGAAAGAGTGAAGCATTGTAAAGACAGACCTCTACTGCAGGTGGAAAATCCTGAAAAAAGGATAAAAGAACTCCTTGAAAAGAGAAAACATCTTTATGAAAAAGCAGATTTTTGCATTGACACAGAAGGATTAACTCCTGAGCAGGTGACAGAAAAAATAATTGAGAGGTTGATAGATGGAAAAACTTAG
- a CDS encoding thermonuclease family protein, with amino-acid sequence MQYYYTKNFIGFGILLFLVFFIFTSACAKKEADYYKVTEINDGDTVSIVTGSFFGIIVKTERVRLIGIDAPELAQEPWGRRAKNHLRKLIKESDWLVKIELDVQHRDRYGRILAYLWDKNGRMLNYMMVRDGYAMVYTVPPNVKYTEWFLQAQRLARQEKRGIWGKDGLREAPSQWRKQHPQNHR; translated from the coding sequence ATGCAATACTATTATACTAAAAATTTCATAGGCTTTGGGATTCTACTGTTTCTTGTATTTTTTATTTTCACCAGTGCCTGCGCAAAAAAAGAGGCTGATTATTACAAAGTCACAGAAATCAATGATGGTGATACTGTCAGTATTGTTACGGGCAGTTTTTTTGGGATTATAGTTAAAACTGAAAGAGTGCGTCTTATTGGAATAGATGCACCAGAGCTTGCCCAGGAACCATGGGGAAGAAGAGCTAAAAATCATCTAAGAAAACTCATTAAAGAAAGTGACTGGCTTGTAAAAATTGAACTCGATGTTCAGCACAGAGACAGATATGGAAGAATTCTTGCATATCTGTGGGATAAAAATGGGAGGATGCTTAACTATATGATGGTAAGAGATGGATATGCTATGGTTTATACAGTGCCGCCAAATGTTAAATATACTGAATGGTTTTTGCAGGCACAAAGACTGGCAAGACAGGAAAAAAGAGGAATTTGGGGAAAAGATGGACTCCGTGAGGCGCCATCTCAATGGAGAAAACAGCATCCTCAAAATCATAGATAA
- a CDS encoding AbrB/MazE/SpoVT family DNA-binding domain-containing protein has product MFYSLRQRKDGTFAVNVPTWVIKLLKMQIGDYVGLEVRRGAIVLNPKQYSGFTYKLRRNGRYAEVGIPSWVVKQLRLKAGDKVDFSIQGGKVLITPVKEELS; this is encoded by the coding sequence ATGTTTTACAGTTTGCGACAAAGAAAAGATGGCACTTTTGCAGTGAATGTCCCTACATGGGTGATAAAGCTGCTAAAGATGCAAATCGGGGATTATGTAGGGCTTGAAGTCAGAAGAGGTGCTATTGTCTTAAATCCAAAACAATACAGTGGCTTTACTTACAAACTAAGAAGAAACGGGAGGTATGCAGAGGTGGGAATCCCATCTTGGGTGGTGAAGCAGTTGAGGTTGAAAGCTGGAGATAAAGTAGATTTCTCCATACAAGGAGGTAAAGTTCTAATCACGCCAGTAAAGGAGGAGCTATCATGA